The Candidatus Anaeroferrophillus wilburensis genomic interval CAATGCCCCGACGATCCCGGCCAGACCATGGATGCCAAAAGCGTCCAGGCTGTCATCATAGCCAAACTTTTCCTTCATCAGCAGACCAACATAGCACACCAGCGAGGCAATCGCCCCCAGGGCGATGGCTCCGGCCGGCTTGACCACTCCGGCTGCCGGCGTAATCACCACCAGACCGGCCAGAATGCCGCTGACAATTCCCAAAGTTGTCGCTTTACCAAAGTGGATTGCCTCAATAATCAGCCAGGTGGTAGCCCCAGCTGCAGCAGCAACCTGCGTCACCGTCAGCGCCCGGGCGGTGTCCAGACCGCTGGATACGGCACTCCCAGCATTGAAACCGAACCAGCCAACCCACAGAAGACCGGCACCCATCAACGTCATCACCAGACTGTTGGGATGCATGGCCGTCGAAGGATAACCGCGGCGGGCGCCCAGGTAGAGAGCCGCCACCAGGCCGCTGACCCCGGCCGAGATATGGACCACCGTCCCACCGGCAAAATCAATCGCTCCGTTGGCCCCCAGATTAAACAGCCAGCCGTCTGCAGCCCAGACCCAGTGGCATAAGGGATTGTAGACAAAGATTGCCCATAGAACAATGTAGAGACAGTAGCCTCTGAATTTTACCCGTTCCGCAAAGGCGCCGGCAATCAGGGCCGGTGTAATAATGGCAAACTTCCCCTGAAACATGGCAAAAACATACTCCGGCACACCGGCATCTAGGATAACATCATCGATTCCCCTAAGGAAAAGATAATCCCAATTCCAGCCGCACCAGCCACCCAGCACGTTGCCGCCAAAAGACATGCAGTACCCAAGCATAACCCAGAGGACGCCGATAATACCCATGGCGGCGAAACTGTGCATCATGGTTCCAAGCACGTTTTTTGTTCTCACCAGCCCGCCATAAAACATTGCCAAGCCGGGAATCATCAGCAGAACCAGGGCAGTGGAAATCATCATCCAGGCCGTGGTTCCCGTATCAACCGTTGGCTGCTCAACAGCCATGACAGCAGCCGGAAGCAGCACTACCATTGCTGCGAGAAGTGACCTCATCATGTTCTTTCTTTTGCTTCCCATCGTCCGCATCTCCTTTATCCCTGAGCCTTTGGGGAAACACAATGCTCCACCGTTATTTTTCTTAGTGCTCAGCCTCAGTAGCAGGATGCATGCCACACCAAGGAGATCCATTCATTTCAACCTTTTTTGATTGCTTACGGCACCTTGATAGTCCCGCTTTTCCACCTGAAGCCACATCAACACTCACGGTGAACATCCTGTGCCCTTCATCGACATGAGAAGAACACTACCCCTGAACAACCTCAGCGGGTTGCCTTTCAGCACAAGTTTGTATCGCCATCCTCTGTAAAACCAACAACCTTTGCAATAAAAAAACAACTTTATCGTATTATTATGAAATGTTATAAAAATTCACTACAATCATGTGTCAAATGTTACGGGCGGCACAATCATGTGCCGCCCGTAACATTACCCAATGATTACCGGATATCCTACTACAGGTTAAGATATTGTTGCGGCGGCAGTTTTCACACATTCACCCCGCGATATTTCCGATAGTCGATACCATACTGCTGGATTTTATATTGGATAACCCGCTTGCTGGTACCCAAAATTTTTGCCGCTTTTGTTTGATTCCCTTTGCTTTTTTTCAGGGATTCGATAATCAACGTTGTTTCGTAGGCCCGCACCATAGCCTGAAATGTATCACCGGCATCAGCCACGTGTTCGCCACCGGAACCAGCCTGCAGGGAAGGTGGCAGCAGGTAGCCATAAATTATTCCGTCAGTTGCCAGTAATGCCGCCCTTTCAAGACAATTCTGCAGCTCCCGCACGTTGCCCGGCCAGTGGTAGGAAATCAACAGATCAAGCGCAGAGGAATCAATCCTGGTAATGTTCTTGCCAAGCTTCTCCCCCAGCCTTTGGACAAAATAATCGGCCAGCAGGATAATGTCGGCCCCCCGCTCCCGCAGGGGCGGCAGATGGATAGGAAACACACTCAAACGATAGTAGAGATCTGAGCGAAAGCGGCCGACGGCAACCTCCTGCTCCAGATCCCGATTGGTGGCCGCAATGATGCGGGCATCGGTTTTGATGGTTCTACCTCCGCCCACTCGCTCAAACTCCCGCTCTTCAAGAACCCTGAGAAGCTTAACCTGCGAGGCGAGGGGCAGCTCTCCGATCTCGTCAAGAAAGATGGTACCTTTCTGAGCCATCTCGAATTTACCAATCCGCTGCTCCACAGCGCCGGTAAATGCGCCTTTTTGGTGCCCGAACAGTTCACTTTCCACCAGATTTTCAGGAATTGCCCCGCAGTTAAGCCGTACCAGCGGCTGATCCCGCCGGGGGCTGCGGTAATGAATTTCTTCGGCCAGCAGCCCCTTGCCCGTACCGGTCTCTCCCGTGATGAGGACAGTTGCTTGGGAATCAGCAACCTGGACAATCTGCTCAGCCACGATCCGCATGGATTTAGCATTGCCGACAATGGTTCCCAGCGGCCCGTGACGATCAATAGCTTCCCGCAGCTTGACATTCTCTTCCTTCATCCGCCGGGCATGGACACGCGGCGCCAACATATTGGCAATAATTTCCAGAAAGGCAACTTCGGTTTTTAAATCGCCGCCCTTGGCCGCCCGGTCAACCGATAGGGCTCCCACCGTTTCACCGGCGTATTTGATGGGTACACAGATAAAGGCCAGAGTTGACCGGTCAATTTCCTTGCGGGCACCTGATCGATCGAGAAACAACGGTTCACGATCAAGCCGGGGGATGGCAACCGGTCGGCCGGTGGCCACCACCTGCCCGGTTATCCCTTCCCCGAGGCGATAGAAAATGGGTGAGCTCCGCTCCGGAATGCCATAGGTAATATCCACATGAATCTCTTCGAGATCACGGCGATAGAGGGAGATCATCCCCCTTTTCATCCCTGTCTGCCGGGCCAGACGCACCAGTATATTATACATGGTGGCCCGAAACTCTTCCTTCTCGGTCAGCAGACGGCTGATTTTCTCAATGGCACGAAAATAGGTCGGTGGCAGTTCCTCAATCATCGCAGTTCCTCATCTCCCGGCGGCAGCGTTAGAAAAAGGCTATGGATTGTCATATAACACAATTTTGTATCATATGCTTTGCCCGCCTGACTGTCAAGCGTATTCACTCGGCAGAGTTTCACCTGAGGCTGCGATGGCTGGTTCATTATCAGGGCGGGAGCGCAACCAGGAACTGATATGGAGGCAACCATTGGATTGCACAGCCCGGTGGGTGCCTGAATTGTTTCCACAAAAAACAACCGGCACACGGAAGGGTGGAAGCCATTCCCGGGTTTATTCAGACACCCCCTTTTCATACCTCATTATCTTCGCTGCCGCTGGCGATATGGAACGCAGATGGAGGTCCCGCTGGGGGAAGGGGATTTCAATCCCCGCTTCTTTAAATTTCCTGAAAAGAACAAAATAATAGTCACTCAACAATCCGGCACGGATTTTCAGGGTGTTCATGCGGCACCAGGCCAGCAGGGAAAAATCCAGGCTGCTGTCACCGAAACCTTCAAAGCGAACCAGGACCGGATGAGCCGCATCTTCAACCGTATTCTCCACCGCTCGCGCAGCCTCGGTTGCCAGCCGGGCGACTTCATCGGGATCAGAACCATAGGACACTCCAAAAGGCACAACAATCCGCCGCCAGTCATCACTGAACGTCCAGGTGTTCACCCGACTGGATACCAGCTCTGAATTGGGAACAATAATTTCGTTGCCATCAAAAGTCCTGATGATTGTCGCCCGGATGGCAACATTCTGCACCTCACCGGTCAACCCGGTTTCCAACTCGACAAAATCACCCGCCTTAATGGATCGTTCGGACAGCAGCACCAGCCCGCTGATAAAATTATTGGCAATCGTCTGCAGCCCAAAACCGATACCAACACCCAAGGCCCCGAGAATAATGCTGAGCTGACTTAAATCGACCCCGGAGGTCGACAAGACAACCAGCACCATCAGCACAAGGGCCGAATAGTAGCCAAGCGTCGTGATGGAGTTTATCGCCCCGAATGACAAACCGGTCTTGCCACTTAAAAGAACCGTTATTTTCCTGCGTGCCAGCCGTAAGGCGGCAAAGCCGACAAAGAGCAGAAAAAGCAGCTTAAAGATGGCAACTAAGGTGACGGAAGCACCACCAAAGGTGAAAAGGGGATAATAGACGACGTCCTTCAGTTGCCCCCAGACGCTGGCCAGATACCTTTCACACCACAGCTGAACACGCTCATAGAAACCGGCTCTGGCCCTTAGGAGTCCGGATATATGACGAATTTCCTCTGCAAGCTCCCTGACGGCATTGTTGTTTTCCGAAATCTTCAAGCTCAAGACACCTATGAGCTCATCGGCCTTCATCAACTGCCGATTGAGAACGTCGAGTGCTGTGGATAATTGCCCCCCAGCAGGATCACTCTCCCGTGAAATCACCGCCATTTTTTGGATCAAGGCTGACCTTTCAACTTGCGCCTGGGACAGATTCCGTTGCTGGGAATTTTTCAGCCCCTCAAGGTCATCAAGTCGGCGGGCCAGATCCCCCAAAAGAACCGAAATTCTTTTCGCTCCCGGCGCCCCGGCATAACTGGCAACCCAGTCACAACTGAATTCCGCAACCAGCACCTGGATTTTAAGGTTCAACTTTTCCTGCCCGATCACCCGCAGCTTAAGCTGGTAGGTTTCAATGACGGCTGCCAGGCGCTCCTTTTCGGTCGCCAGCAGTTTTTTTGCCGACGGCTCAAGCATGGCTGAGGAAATCCTGGTAGTCAGGTTATCAAACCGGACCTCATCCGTGGTAATGTTTTTTTCTATACCCCTGGATTCCTGATTCAGCGCTATGACTTCTGCTTCTTCCCGGTGGATTGCCGCCTTTTTGGCCTCCGCAGTCCGCTCCACATCTTTTTGATCCAACTGGAGATTTTCGAAAATATTTTTGACCTGGCCGGCTACCTGAAGATCAGCTTTACTATAATAATCAATGCTCTGCTGTCTCATAGAGCCGCGTCGCTCCTGCAAAGCGTACTCAACCTGCAGGCTGTATATCTGCCCCAGCTTCTCGAAAGCAACCGGCTTCAGTTCCGTTGATTTCTGCAGCACGCCGTAATCAGCAAGCAGCCCCTTAAGATCAGTTTCCAGGTTGGTTAGTTTCTCCTGCACCAAAGTGTTTTTCGTCTGCTGCTCAGCCAGCTGCTGTTCAATGCTGCGCAAGAGTGCTATCCGGCCTTCCAGCTCCTCGAGACCATAGGGCGGCGCACCTATGGCGGTTGGCCGAATGGCAGGCTCAAAGGTTCTGCCCAGCTCAGATTCCAATCTGACAAACTGGGAGGAAAGTCCCTGAAAAAACTCCAAGGCACCGGCTAGCTGAGCTTTTTCCTTCTCATCCTGGTTTTGCTTGAGGCTTTCTTCGATAACGGCAGCAATCTGCTGGCTTTCTGCCTGCCGCTCCCCAATGAACTGGGCGATCTCTTCGGCAGCGCCCTTATACAACCTCGTTTCAACAGCTTTCGACACAACGGGAAGCTGGGCAAGGGCCTGGCCATGGATGAGGATCAACAGGAAGACAACGATCCTGAAAAAACTTTTTTTCATCTTTGTTCACCGGAAAAACAGTTGTAAAACAAGACAAGCAGCCATCATGGATATATTTTCAAAACTCAAACCAGCAACGATAAGGGGTATGTTTTCATTACTACTTTGGGGGATCGTCAGTTCTGCGCATAGCTCTTTATCCTCCTTTTTGCAAGCACTAAAAGAGAGAACACTATCTGCCAGGAAGCATTATTCCATTCTCTACTGGCGCCTGCATGGAGAAATAGCAGGCGGCTGTCGACGCAGAAAATTAGCCGCTACGCTCCATTGCCGGCAACCTCAGCTTTCCCCTACAAGCAACCTCCCTATCAAAAAAACACTACATAAGTGAATCATTTTTCCTTAAAAATAAAACATTTTTGTAGCAAAAGCATGGCCTAGCCAGCGAGAAATCCTCATGAGAGATGGGTCAACTACTTAAAAAATAAAGGACTTTAAAATTACCTGGGCAAACAATGCTACCATGGCACGGGCCATGCAAATCCATAATACTAAACTGAAAGCGCCAACGGGGCGGAGTCTTAAAAAGTAAAAAAACGACAAAGGGAAAAAGGAGAAAACAATGAAACATTCAAACCACGTGATGACCATCCTCTTCGTAGTACTCGTTTTATGCATGACTGCCACGGCGGTCAACGCTGAGGAAAAACCAGCTGTTTCCCTGGACGCGGAAGTCCTTGCCGTCAGCAAATACATCTGGCGGGGACTGGAAGTCAATGAGGAGTTTGTGCTGCAGCCTTCCCTGACCGCCGGCTACGGCGGCTTTTCCTTCAATATCTGGGGAAACATGGATCTGACCAGCTTTGGTGAAGATGAATGCGTCTATACCTCTGGCTGTGATGATCGGTCCGGGCAGTTCACTGAAATTGATCTGACGATGGATTACACCCATTCATGGGATGCCTTCACCCTGGGCGTCGGGATTATTGCCTATGAGTTCCCCAACTGGGAAGCATCAGAGGATACCCATGAGTTCTATGTTTCAGGAGCAGTGGACACCCTGCTCCAGCCATCGCTGACCATCTATTATGATTTTGACGAAGTTGAGGGCCTCTATGCCAGCTTCGGCATCGGCCACAGCTTTGCCATCAACGAGAAACTGGCCCTGGATCTTTCCGCGTCAGTTGGCTACGCTGACGGCGACTACAACGAAGCTTATTTCGGGGTTGATGACAGTGGCTTTGTCGATCTCAGCGTTGGCGTTTCCCTGGCCATCCCGGTAGGCGACATGGTGACCATTACCCCCATGCTCAGCTACACCAGTCTCATCAACAGCGATCTGCGCGATGCGGTCGAAGCAGGTGAGTGCTGCAACAACGAAGACAATTTCTATGGCGGCATCGCCATTGCCGTATCATTCTAACAGGAGGAGATCATGAAAAAGCACCTATCCATCCTACCCTTATTGGCAGCATTACTTTGCCTGGGTGCTGCGGCAGGCAGCGTTGCCATGGCTGAAGAGGCGACCGAAGCTGCGATGACCGTCACCCAGGCAGTTGAAGCCGCAGGCAACGCCCAGACAGCGGTCAATTTCGTCTGGATCTGCATGGCAGCATTCCTGGTCTTTTTCATGCAGGCTGGCTTTGCCATGGTGGAGGCCGGTTTTACCAGAGCAAAAAACGTCTGCAATATCATCATGAAAAACCTGTTGGACTTCAGTGTCGGTTCCATTGCTTTTTTCATCCTTGGCTTCGGCATCATGTTCGGCAGCGACGTGGGCGGCTTCCTCGGCAGCGACCAGTTTTTACTCAGCGGCACAAACCCGGCAACCCCTGATGGCATGTGGAACTATGCCTTCTGGCTTTTCCAGTGCGTTTTTGCCGCCACCGCAGCCACCATTGTCTCCGGCGCCATGGCCGAGCGAACCAAGTTTGTCGCCTATCTGATCTACAGTGCCTTCATCTGTCTGTTTATCTACCCCATCTCCGGCCACTGGATCTGGGGCGGCGGCTGGCTCTCGGCAATGAAAACCCCGATGGTTGACTTTGCCGGTTCCTCGGTCGTCCACTCGGTTGGCGGCTGGTTGGGACTCGCCGGCGCCCTCATGCTTGGTCCCCGTGAAGGCAAGTACACGGCTGAAGGCAGATCCAAAGCCATCCCTGGCCACAACATTCTTGCCGGAGCTTTAGGGGTTTTCATTCTCTGGTTTGGCTGGTTCGGCTTCAACCCCGGCAGCACTACCGAGGCAAACAGCAGCATTGGTCTGATTGCGGTAACCACCAATCTGGCAGCTGCCAGCGGCGTCATCACTGCCATGATTACCGCCTGGTTCAGATTCGGCAAACCGGATGTCACCATGTCGTTGAATGGCGCCCTGGCCGGTCTGGTGGCAATCACCGCCGGCTGCGCCAATGTCTCGCCCGGCAGCGCCATCATCATCGGCGCCCTGGCCGGCATCGTGGTGGTCGTATCAGTGGAATTCATTGACAAGGTATTGAAAATCGATGATCCGGTGGGGGCGATCAGCGTCCACGGCGTCTGCGGTGCGTTTGGGACCATCTGCGTCGGCATCTTTGCCAATAAAGAATTTGGCGGCGTCTCCGGCCTTCTGGATGGCGGCGGCACAGCCCTGCTGGTTTCTCAGCTCATTGGCGTTGCGGCAATCTTTGCCTGGAGTTTCATCCTCGGCCTGATTCTTTTCGCAGCCATTAAGGCTACCGTTGGCCTCCGGGTATCCCGAACCGAAGAGCTCCGCGGCCTCGACATTGAGGAACATGGCAACGAAGCCTACTACGGCTTCCAGATCTACACCACGGAATGAGGGAGGAACCGTCATGAAACTGATTATCGCCTACATTCAGCCCCACAAACTGACCGATGTCAAACAGTCCCTCTATGAAGCGGATATCACCAAAATGTCGGTAACCAATTCTCTCGGCTGCGGTCAGCAGATGGGCTTTACCGAAAGCTACCGCGGTGTGGAGCGGGAGATCAACCTGCTGAAAAAACTTCGCCTGGAGATTGCCGTCAATGATGCCTTTGTAAAGCAGGCAGTAGATGCAATCATCGACGGTGCCCGAACAGGGGAAATCGGTGACGGCAAGATCTTTGTCACCAACCTGGAAGAATGCTATCGCATCCGCACCGGAGAAACCGGGGCCGAGGCTATTGGCTAGCTCCTTATTGCAAAAAATGAGTACGATGCGAAGCTCCCGCCATGCTCCCTCCCCGGGAACCAGCATGGCGGGAGCTTCACCTTTACCGCGTCCAGCATCATTGTTATTTTTTGAAAAACTTGCTATTGCAGAAAAAGATATCAAGCTAATCCTCACTCCTGAGAGAAAAGCAATCTGATGGACCACCTGAAATTACTCTGTGATTTTGCCGAACTCAACTGGGTTTTCACTGAAAGCTCCAGCATTGAGATGTTCCTCCAAAAACTGGTGGATATGATCGCGCTCCACATGGAGGCTGAGGTATGTTCCATCTATCTCTACGATGAGCAAAAAGCAGAACTGTTCATGAAAGCCAACCAAGGATTACAAACCAGCGCCGTGGACAGCATCCGCTTAAAGATGGGGGAGGGATTGACCGGCCTTGCGCTGCAGCAGGGAACACCGCTCTGCACCGACCAGGCAAGCCGGCATCCGGGCTATAAACATTTCGGCGGTATTGATGAAGAACAGTTTGAAGCCTTTCTCGCGGTACCCATTATGCGCGGCATCACCAGGATAGGCATTCTCACTCTCCAGCGACAGCAGCAACACCCCTTCAGCCATGACGAAGTAGCAGCAACTCAGGCGGTAACCTCCCAGCTTGCCAATATCATCGAAAATGCCCGCCTGCTAAGTACCATGGCCGATAGTCATAGTCTTGATTTCGGGGACAAAAAAGTGGAGCTGAAACTGATCCGGGGAAAGGTCGCGGCTGAAGGATTTGCCCAGGGAGGTATCAGCATTCTTCAGCACCATCAGGATCTCCATAATGTGGTTTTCCATGGAACTCCATTATACACCCTGGATGATTTTCAGCGCTGCGTCAGCGAAACCGAAAACCAGTTGGAAACCATTCAAGCTGAGGTGGAGGAGCAGCTGTCTGATGTTGCCTCTTTAATTTTCACCTCCCATCTGCTGATGCTGAAAGACCGGAAGTTTATCGGCAGCATTGAACGATTGATCCAGGAAGGTATGAACCCTCCCCAGGCAATTCTTCAAAGAGCCCAGCACTACATGGATCTCTTTCGCAGCCGCGACAACCTCTACATTCAGGAAAAGGCTGATGATGTCAGGGATCTAGCCCTCCGCCTGATCCGAACTCTCGTCAATCACCAGCATGAGATGGGCAACCTTCGTCAGCGGATTATCATCGCCGATGAGCTCTACCCTTCGGACATTCTCAAAGTGGCACATGAGGCGGTAAGTGGGATTATCCTGGTGGGCGGCGGTGTCACGTCGCATATCGCCTTCCTTGCCCGTTCGCTCAAACTGCCTTTGGTCATTGCCGAGGAGCCACGACTGCTCAAGCTGCCGGAGGAAACAATTGTCCTTCTCGATGCTGAAACCGGCAATATTCATCTCAATCCCACACCTGAGATTATCAAGCCGTTTCAGGAAAGGGAAAAGAGTCGCCAGGTTGAAAGAATGGCAGCACAAAGCCCCAAGACCGCAACCCTGACCCGGGATGGGACGCCGCTGACCTTCTTGGCCAATATCAACCTGCTTTCTGATATGGTAACCGCACGCGACATGGGCGCTGCCGGCATTGGTCTCTATCGCAGTGAAATCCCTTTTCTGATACGCAGCAACTTTCCATCCGAAGAGGAGCAGTTTGTTGTTTACCAGAAACTGGCAGCAGGCATGCCCGGCAAGCCGTTGACCATCCGGACGCTGGATATCGGCGGCGACAAAGTCCTTTCCTACTACCACAATGTCAAGGAGGAGAATCCTTTTCTCGGCATGCGCTCCATTCGGTTCTCACTTCATCACAAACATATTTTCTCCCAGCAGATCAGGGCCATCTTAAGGGCGGGGTCCGATGCCGATCTGCAAATCATGTTTCCCATGATCAGCTCGCTGGATGAGTTTCGTGAAGCCCGGCAGGTGGTGACTGACTGCATCGAACAGCTTGCAG includes:
- a CDS encoding ammonium transporter, whose protein sequence is MKKHLSILPLLAALLCLGAAAGSVAMAEEATEAAMTVTQAVEAAGNAQTAVNFVWICMAAFLVFFMQAGFAMVEAGFTRAKNVCNIIMKNLLDFSVGSIAFFILGFGIMFGSDVGGFLGSDQFLLSGTNPATPDGMWNYAFWLFQCVFAATAATIVSGAMAERTKFVAYLIYSAFICLFIYPISGHWIWGGGWLSAMKTPMVDFAGSSVVHSVGGWLGLAGALMLGPREGKYTAEGRSKAIPGHNILAGALGVFILWFGWFGFNPGSTTEANSSIGLIAVTTNLAAASGVITAMITAWFRFGKPDVTMSLNGALAGLVAITAGCANVSPGSAIIIGALAGIVVVVSVEFIDKVLKIDDPVGAISVHGVCGAFGTICVGIFANKEFGGVSGLLDGGGTALLVSQLIGVAAIFAWSFILGLILFAAIKATVGLRVSRTEELRGLDIEEHGNEAYYGFQIYTTE
- the ptsP gene encoding phosphoenolpyruvate--protein phosphotransferase — encoded protein: MDHLKLLCDFAELNWVFTESSSIEMFLQKLVDMIALHMEAEVCSIYLYDEQKAELFMKANQGLQTSAVDSIRLKMGEGLTGLALQQGTPLCTDQASRHPGYKHFGGIDEEQFEAFLAVPIMRGITRIGILTLQRQQQHPFSHDEVAATQAVTSQLANIIENARLLSTMADSHSLDFGDKKVELKLIRGKVAAEGFAQGGISILQHHQDLHNVVFHGTPLYTLDDFQRCVSETENQLETIQAEVEEQLSDVASLIFTSHLLMLKDRKFIGSIERLIQEGMNPPQAILQRAQHYMDLFRSRDNLYIQEKADDVRDLALRLIRTLVNHQHEMGNLRQRIIIADELYPSDILKVAHEAVSGIILVGGGVTSHIAFLARSLKLPLVIAEEPRLLKLPEETIVLLDAETGNIHLNPTPEIIKPFQEREKSRQVERMAAQSPKTATLTRDGTPLTFLANINLLSDMVTARDMGAAGIGLYRSEIPFLIRSNFPSEEEQFVVYQKLAAGMPGKPLTIRTLDIGGDKVLSYYHNVKEENPFLGMRSIRFSLHHKHIFSQQIRAILRAGSDADLQIMFPMISSLDEFREARQVVTDCIEQLAGTMTTCQTQPKIGMMVEIPSVIDLMDELAVEVDFFSIGTNDLVQYLLAADRTNEKVAPFYLPHHPAVLRAINKIVKAAQRQKKPVSICGDMANHSLYLPFFLGIGLRTFSLDPAFIGKIGQASAAISLTDAQLCADQLLQLGTVRAVEEHLHASPCFSARSF
- a CDS encoding MipA/OmpV family protein gives rise to the protein MKHSNHVMTILFVVLVLCMTATAVNAEEKPAVSLDAEVLAVSKYIWRGLEVNEEFVLQPSLTAGYGGFSFNIWGNMDLTSFGEDECVYTSGCDDRSGQFTEIDLTMDYTHSWDAFTLGVGIIAYEFPNWEASEDTHEFYVSGAVDTLLQPSLTIYYDFDEVEGLYASFGIGHSFAINEKLALDLSASVGYADGDYNEAYFGVDDSGFVDLSVGVSLAIPVGDMVTITPMLSYTSLINSDLRDAVEAGECCNNEDNFYGGIAIAVSF
- a CDS encoding mechanosensitive ion channel; translated protein: MKKSFFRIVVFLLILIHGQALAQLPVVSKAVETRLYKGAAEEIAQFIGERQAESQQIAAVIEESLKQNQDEKEKAQLAGALEFFQGLSSQFVRLESELGRTFEPAIRPTAIGAPPYGLEELEGRIALLRSIEQQLAEQQTKNTLVQEKLTNLETDLKGLLADYGVLQKSTELKPVAFEKLGQIYSLQVEYALQERRGSMRQQSIDYYSKADLQVAGQVKNIFENLQLDQKDVERTAEAKKAAIHREEAEVIALNQESRGIEKNITTDEVRFDNLTTRISSAMLEPSAKKLLATEKERLAAVIETYQLKLRVIGQEKLNLKIQVLVAEFSCDWVASYAGAPGAKRISVLLGDLARRLDDLEGLKNSQQRNLSQAQVERSALIQKMAVISRESDPAGGQLSTALDVLNRQLMKADELIGVLSLKISENNNAVRELAEEIRHISGLLRARAGFYERVQLWCERYLASVWGQLKDVVYYPLFTFGGASVTLVAIFKLLFLLFVGFAALRLARRKITVLLSGKTGLSFGAINSITTLGYYSALVLMVLVVLSTSGVDLSQLSIILGALGVGIGFGLQTIANNFISGLVLLSERSIKAGDFVELETGLTGEVQNVAIRATIIRTFDGNEIIVPNSELVSSRVNTWTFSDDWRRIVVPFGVSYGSDPDEVARLATEAARAVENTVEDAAHPVLVRFEGFGDSSLDFSLLAWCRMNTLKIRAGLLSDYYFVLFRKFKEAGIEIPFPQRDLHLRSISPAAAKIMRYEKGVSE
- a CDS encoding P-II family nitrogen regulator, with product MKLIIAYIQPHKLTDVKQSLYEADITKMSVTNSLGCGQQMGFTESYRGVEREINLLKKLRLEIAVNDAFVKQAVDAIIDGARTGEIGDGKIFVTNLEECYRIRTGETGAEAIG
- a CDS encoding sigma 54-interacting transcriptional regulator, translated to MIEELPPTYFRAIEKISRLLTEKEEFRATMYNILVRLARQTGMKRGMISLYRRDLEEIHVDITYGIPERSSPIFYRLGEGITGQVVATGRPVAIPRLDREPLFLDRSGARKEIDRSTLAFICVPIKYAGETVGALSVDRAAKGGDLKTEVAFLEIIANMLAPRVHARRMKEENVKLREAIDRHGPLGTIVGNAKSMRIVAEQIVQVADSQATVLITGETGTGKGLLAEEIHYRSPRRDQPLVRLNCGAIPENLVESELFGHQKGAFTGAVEQRIGKFEMAQKGTIFLDEIGELPLASQVKLLRVLEEREFERVGGGRTIKTDARIIAATNRDLEQEVAVGRFRSDLYYRLSVFPIHLPPLRERGADIILLADYFVQRLGEKLGKNITRIDSSALDLLISYHWPGNVRELQNCLERAALLATDGIIYGYLLPPSLQAGSGGEHVADAGDTFQAMVRAYETTLIIESLKKSKGNQTKAAKILGTSKRVIQYKIQQYGIDYRKYRGVNV
- a CDS encoding ammonium transporter; this translates as MRSLLAAMVVLLPAAVMAVEQPTVDTGTTAWMMISTALVLLMIPGLAMFYGGLVRTKNVLGTMMHSFAAMGIIGVLWVMLGYCMSFGGNVLGGWCGWNWDYLFLRGIDDVILDAGVPEYVFAMFQGKFAIITPALIAGAFAERVKFRGYCLYIVLWAIFVYNPLCHWVWAADGWLFNLGANGAIDFAGGTVVHISAGVSGLVAALYLGARRGYPSTAMHPNSLVMTLMGAGLLWVGWFGFNAGSAVSSGLDTARALTVTQVAAAAGATTWLIIEAIHFGKATTLGIVSGILAGLVVITPAAGVVKPAGAIALGAIASLVCYVGLLMKEKFGYDDSLDAFGIHGLAGIVGALALTFFIRQSWMAEAARSAGGSWTFGQQLLVQFKAVAVTIIYTVVTSGIIVVLVDKTVGLRLTEKEEKSGMDYSLHGEHGYGLINLN